In Raphanus sativus cultivar WK10039 chromosome 5, ASM80110v3, whole genome shotgun sequence, the following proteins share a genomic window:
- the LOC108862542 gene encoding ATP sulfurylase 1, chloroplastic — MASMAAVLNKTPFLSQQPLTKSPNLDLPIAAVSFPSKPRRRRGVVRSGLIAPDGGKLVELIVDEPRRREKKHEATELPRVELTAIDMQWMHVLSEGWASPLGGFMRESEFLQTLHFNSLRLDDGSVVNMSVPIVLAIDDEQKAGIGESKRVALVDSEGNPVAILTDIEIYKHPKEERIARTWGTTAPGLPYVEEAITNAGNWLIGGDLEVLEPVKYNDGLDRFRLSPADLRKELEKRGADAVFAFQLRNPVHNGHALLMTDTRRRLLEMGYKNPILLLHPLGGYTKADDVPLSWRMKQHEKVLEDGVLDPETTVVSIFPSPMHYAGPTEVQWHAKARINAGANFYIVGRDPAGMGHPVEKRDLYDADHGKKVLSMAPGLERLNILPFKVAAYDKTQGKMAFFDPSRPQDFLFISGTKMRTLAKNKENPPDGFMCPGGWQVLVDYYDSLTPAGNGRLPEVIPA, encoded by the exons ATGGCGTCCATGGCTGCCGTCCTCAACAAAACCCCTTTCCTCTCTCAGCAGCCACTCACCAAATCTCCCAACCTCGATCTCCCCATCGCCGCCGTTTCTTTCCCCTCGAAACCTCGCCGCCGTCGCGGAGTCGTACGCTCCGGGCTGATCGCGCCCGACGGTGGAAAGCTCGTGGAGCTCATCGTGGACGAGCCACGGCGGCGGGAGAAGAAGCACGAGGCGACGGAGCTGCCGCGCGTGGAGCTGACGGCGATAGACATGCAGTGGATGCACGTCTTGAGCGAAGGCTGGGCGAGCCCACTCGGAGGGTTCATGAGAGAATCCGAGTTCCTCCAAACTCTTCATTTCAACTCGCTGCGTCTTGACGACGGATCGGTTGTTAACATGTCGGTGCCTATCGTCCTCGCTATAGACGACGAGCAGAAGGCTGGTATCGGCGAGTCTAAGCGCGTCGCGCTGGTTGATTCAGAGGGTAATCCCGTCGCCATCCTCACCGA CATTGAGATTTACAAGCATCCCAAGGAAGAGCGGATAGCTAGAACTTGGGGTACGACCGCTCCAGGTTTGCCTTACGTAGAAGAAGCCATAACCAACGCTGGAAACTGGCTCATAGGTGGTGACCTTGAGGTTCTAGAGCCAGTCAAGTACAATGACGGACTTGACCGTTTCAGGCTTTCCCCTGCTGACCTCCGCAAAGAGCTGGAGAAGCGTGGTGCGGATGCTGTCTTTGCTTTCCAGCTCAGGAACCCGGTACACAACGGTCACGCACTCCTTATGACCGATACTCGTAGGAGACTTCTTGAAATGGGGTACAAGAACCCTATCCTTTTGCTTCATCCGTTAGGAGGGTACACAAAGGCTGATGATGTTCCCCTAAGTTGGAGGATGAAGCAGCACGAGAAGGTGCTCGAGGACGGTGTTCTTGATCCAGAGACTACAGTGGTTTCGATATTCCCGTCTCCTATGCATTACGCTGGTCCAACCGAAGTGCAATGGCACGCGAAGGCTAGAATCAATGCGGGTGCTAACTTCTACATTGTGGGTCGTGATCCAGCTGGGATGGGTCATCCAGTAGAGAAACGTGATCTTTACGATGCTGATCATGGAAAGAAAGTACTAAGCATGGCTCCTGGACTTGAAAGACTCAACATCCTTCCTTTCAAG GTTGCTGCATATGACAAGACACAAGGGAAGATGGCTTTCTTCGATCCCTCGAGGCCTCAAGATTTCTTGTTTATCTCAGGCACTAAG atgcgCACGTTGGCCAAGAACAAAGAAAACCCTCCGGACGGATTCATGTGTCCAGGTGGATGGCAAGTTCTGGTGGATTACTATGACAGTTTGACTCCGGCAGGTAATGGTAGACTACCGGAAGTGATTCCTGCCTAA
- the LOC108862543 gene encoding calmodulin-like protein 11, whose amino-acid sequence MDETQQQQLTQEQIMEFKEAFCLFDKNGDGCITADELATVIRSLDQNPTEQELQDMINEIDSDGNGTIEFSEFLNLMANNIQETDGDEELKEAFKVFDKDQNGYISASELRHVMISLGEKLTDEEVDQMIKEADLDGDGQVNYDEFVRMMMPSG is encoded by the exons ATGGACgaaacacaacaacaacaactgaCGCAAGAACAGATAATGGAGTTTAAAGAGGCGTTTTGTCTGTTTGACAAAAATGGTGATGGTTGCATCACTGCTGATGAACTTGCCACTGTGATCCGGTCGTTGGACCAGAATCCTACCGAACAAGAACTTCAAGATATGATTAATGAGATCGACTCTGATGGTAACGGCACTATCGAATTCTCTGAGTTCCTCAACCTCATGGCCAACAACATCCAG GAAACTGATGGAGATGAGGAGCTGAAAGAAGCATTCAAAGTGTTTGACAAAGACCAAAATGGTTACATCTCTGCTAGTGAG TTGAGACATGTGATGATCAGTCTTGGGGAGAAGCTGACAGACGAAGAGGTTGATCAGATGATAAAGGAGGCAGATTTAGATGGTGATGGTCAAGTCAATTATGATGAATTTGTGAGGATGATGATGCCCAGCGGTTAA
- the LOC108859662 gene encoding uncharacterized protein LOC108859662, with the protein MLLLVGTPPRLTRSISKRGEELLKSQRSNLSPVSAFPTPSSLPPVRTCPSHVSGPAFVSVTKSPPLLPSKPEPPDLVPVEQPDLPFEALSPPDPPPKAPPPPDLPNPPDELIVGSMILCWCADWNFKCTFPSNFIHHVLPFITPITAVAAATLVSLPHLLIQSSYCFVQLCLCGTQVPSSCESGSLLLKIRNISNTEVLIKGFVAMLKIVDCALVAASIPGVISLVVVSNFQGFVSLYSLMFVEIRGLLDVISCLSVLYAPILICCICFLVLAFCLAWMALFSCSINTFSIHGD; encoded by the exons ATGCTTCTTCTCGTCGGGACTCCGCCTAGGTTAACCCGAAGCATTTCAAAGAGAGGGGAAGAACTCTTGAAATCTCAAAGGTCGAACCTTTCACCTGTCTCTGCCTTTCCCACGCCTAGTTCGCTGCCTCCGGTGAGAACTTGTCCTTCCCATGTCTCTGGCCCTGCTTTCGTTTCAGTGACGAAGAGCCCTCCTTTACTACCCTCTAAACCGGAACCTCCAGATCTGGTTCCGGTGGAGCAGCCAGATCTGCCGTTTGAAGCTCTCTCTCCACCAGATCCGCCGCCTAAAGCCCCCCCTCCACCAGATCTACCAAACCCTCCTGACGAACTCATTGTTGGTAGTATGATTCTTTGCTGGTGTGCTGACTGGAATTTCAAATGTACTTTTCCCAGCAATTTCATACACCATGTTCTCCCGTTCATCACGCCTATCACTGCGGTTGCTGCTGCAACATTGGTCTCTCTTCCTCACCTACTAATCCAG TCCTCTTACTGTTTTGTGCAGTTGTGCCTTTGTGGTACTCAAGTCCCTTCATCATGTGAATCGG GGAGTTTATTGTTAAAGATTAGAAATATTTCTAATACTGAAGTTCTAATCAAAGGCTTTGTAGCCATGTTGAAGATTGTTGATTGTGCACTTGTTGCTGCTTCAATCCCGGGAGTTATATCACTGGTTGTGGTCTCTAATTTCCAAGGCTTCGTCTCACTTTACAGCTTGATGTTCGTTGAGATCAGAGGACTTCTCGATGTCATTAGTTGCTTAAGCGTTTTGTATGCCCCTATCCTTATTTGTTGTATTTGCTTTCTTGTATTAGCTTTTTGTTTGGCCTGGATGGCTCTGTTTTCATGTTCCATAAACACTTTCTCCATTCATGGAGACTAA